Proteins from one Homalodisca vitripennis isolate AUS2020 chromosome 3, UT_GWSS_2.1, whole genome shotgun sequence genomic window:
- the LOC124357570 gene encoding endocuticle structural glycoprotein SgAbd-3-like produces the protein MSTLTILLAVVGCSLAAPQFGGRPQAAAPQYSRPQSAAPVQQGSAAPKQILILKQAQELNYDGNFNYGFETENGIASQANGYLKDVGTDNEALVITGSYSYLGEDGNPVVFTYTADENGYQPQSDLIPTPPPVPVAIQKALDYLRSLPPSEEDRKRQ, from the exons ATGAGTACCTTA ACTATTTTGTTGGCGGTGGTCGGCTGCTCTCTGGCCGCACCTCAGTTTGGTGGCCGTCCCCAGGCTGCCGCTCCTCAGTATAGCCGCCCCCAGTCTGCCGCACCTGTCCAACAGGGTTCTGCAGCCCCTAAGCAAATCCTCATACTCAAACAGGCACAAGAACTGAATTACGATGGAAATTTCAACTATGG tttCGAGACAGAGAACGGGATCGCCTCCCAGGCCAACGGATACCTGAAGGACGTTGGAACAGATAACGAAGCACTGGTTATCACTGGATCCTATTCCTACCTAGGGGAGGATGGTAATCCTGTAGTCTTCACGTACACCGCCGACGAGAATGGTTACCAGCCGCAGAGCGATCTTATTCCAACCCCTCCACCGGTACCTGTGGCCATCCAGAAAGCTCTTGATTACCTCCGATCGCTTCCACCCTCCGAGGAGGATCGAAAAAGGCAATGA